One Verrucomicrobiia bacterium genomic region harbors:
- a CDS encoding DedA family protein produces the protein MSESQHAAKPQAVAARRPHIIRRLYDWTIGWAERPQGQLALFLLAFAESSFFPIPPDVLLIALCVGAARKSFRFALICTVGSVLGGLAGYGIGLWGYDLIGQPIVRAYHGEAVMAKIKTWYDEYGFWGNLAAAITPIPYKVFTIASGVFKFDVMQFLLASVIGRGLRFFAVGGLLYWFGPRMKEFIEKYFDRLAIVFMVLLIGGFVLLKYLK, from the coding sequence GTGAGCGAATCTCAACACGCTGCGAAACCTCAAGCAGTGGCCGCCCGCCGGCCGCATATCATTCGGCGCCTCTATGACTGGACCATCGGTTGGGCGGAGCGTCCGCAGGGGCAGCTTGCATTGTTCCTGCTGGCCTTTGCGGAGTCGTCGTTTTTCCCGATTCCGCCGGATGTGCTGCTGATCGCCCTTTGCGTGGGGGCAGCCAGAAAGTCCTTTCGATTTGCGCTGATCTGCACGGTGGGATCGGTGCTGGGGGGGCTGGCGGGCTATGGGATTGGCCTGTGGGGTTACGACTTGATCGGGCAGCCGATCGTGAGGGCCTATCATGGGGAAGCCGTGATGGCGAAGATCAAGACGTGGTATGATGAATATGGCTTTTGGGGCAATCTCGCTGCGGCCATTACGCCCATTCCCTACAAGGTGTTTACCATTGCCTCCGGGGTGTTCAAATTCGATGTGATGCAATTCCTGCTGGCGTCGGTCATTGGGCGGGGGTTGCGCTTCTTTGCGGTGGGGGGACTGCTTTATTGGTTTGGGCCGCGGATGAAGGAATTCATTGAGAAATACTTTGACCGGCTGGCCATCGTGTTCATGGTGCTGCTGATCGGCGGATTTGTCCTGTTAAAATACCTAAAATAA
- a CDS encoding outer membrane beta-barrel protein has product MTLHWRGIMAGLALLAGGGAALAQRAEYLPLELLDPSRPEGGIRLWKFDLYPSVSAGGEYNDNITYLRSGGSSDFVWSLSPSITAVAGTAKRLTLTYSPSAQFYTRNSDYTRLNHGASLGLAWPMSKLSLNFGATYSDTLSADVVVGSMAQNRSLSLTAGASYPWSEKISSAHNVRFSFQDYGNYYGTAGIPSGGLIGYMDWGTDHWARYRYSEKTGFSLGVSVGQQNAQHSGTDSVYERVMASVDYSVTEKISATLAVGPEFRQYSGNTANSMGVVFNATGSWRPTDRTGLSLSASRSQTPSPIVGGENYVSTSVSLGVSQQLFNRIGASASIGYSNVSSGRSAPGTSTNRDDDYIFGRIGFSLALARNWSFGVHYERRESLSDNASSYAFSNNRAGFNLTWRY; this is encoded by the coding sequence ATGACGTTGCATTGGCGGGGGATCATGGCCGGTTTGGCTTTGCTGGCTGGCGGTGGAGCGGCGTTGGCTCAGCGGGCCGAATATTTACCGTTGGAGTTGCTTGACCCATCGCGCCCCGAGGGCGGCATCCGCCTCTGGAAATTCGATTTGTATCCCAGCGTCTCGGCCGGGGGGGAGTACAACGATAACATCACCTACCTCCGCTCGGGGGGAAGCAGTGATTTCGTCTGGTCCCTTTCACCCAGCATCACTGCGGTGGCGGGGACTGCCAAACGGCTGACGTTGACCTACTCCCCCAGCGCCCAATTTTACACCCGCAACAGTGATTATACGCGCCTGAATCATGGCGCCTCCCTTGGTCTGGCCTGGCCCATGTCCAAGTTGTCGCTCAACTTCGGGGCCACTTACAGCGACACCCTGAGCGCCGACGTCGTGGTGGGCAGCATGGCGCAAAACCGCAGTTTGTCCCTCACCGCCGGGGCGAGTTACCCCTGGAGTGAGAAAATCAGCTCCGCGCACAATGTGCGCTTTTCTTTTCAGGACTACGGAAATTATTACGGCACCGCCGGCATTCCCTCAGGAGGACTGATTGGCTACATGGACTGGGGCACGGATCATTGGGCACGGTATCGGTACTCGGAAAAAACCGGCTTCAGTCTGGGGGTCTCGGTGGGACAGCAAAATGCGCAGCATTCCGGCACCGACTCCGTCTATGAGCGGGTCATGGCCAGTGTGGATTACAGCGTCACCGAAAAAATCAGTGCCACCCTGGCCGTGGGGCCGGAGTTCCGCCAGTACTCAGGCAATACCGCCAACTCCATGGGGGTGGTGTTCAACGCCACCGGCTCATGGCGGCCCACTGACCGCACCGGCTTGAGCCTCAGCGCCAGCCGCTCCCAAACCCCCTCGCCAATCGTGGGGGGCGAAAATTATGTCAGTACCTCCGTCAGTCTCGGGGTGAGTCAGCAGCTTTTCAACCGCATTGGAGCCAGCGCCAGCATTGGCTATAGTAACGTTAGCTCGGGCAGAAGCGCGCCAGGCACGAGCACCAATCGCGATGATGATTATATTTTTGGACGGATTGGCTTCAGCCTGGCTCTCGCCCGCAACTGGTCTTTTGGCGTGCATTATGAGCGTCGCGAAAGTCTTTCGGACAACGCTTCGAGCTATGCTTTCAGCAACAACCGCGCGGGCTTTAACCTCACCTGGCGGTATTAG
- a CDS encoding polysaccharide export protein, whose translation MFWVFGQGTTGSRTNAPPGGKAAQGTNDLYRLGIGDILSVKVYREEDLSAQVMVNPDGMINLQLIGPIKVAGMTLLDVNQVVRDLYAKDFLVNPHVVVDIVETNRLPESAITNQVNHYIVLGQVNKPGTYELREGETVNLLQAIAIAGGYTRLGNPSKITVTRLEDGKPNVIKLDADKMLRDRSSKPFEIKPDDIITVGEKIF comes from the coding sequence ATGTTCTGGGTTTTTGGGCAGGGCACCACCGGCAGCCGCACCAACGCGCCGCCCGGCGGCAAGGCCGCCCAGGGAACCAATGACCTGTACCGGCTGGGCATCGGCGACATCCTCTCAGTCAAAGTGTACCGCGAGGAGGATTTGTCCGCCCAGGTCATGGTCAATCCAGACGGCATGATCAACCTCCAGTTGATCGGCCCCATCAAAGTGGCGGGCATGACCCTGCTCGATGTCAACCAGGTGGTCCGCGATTTGTACGCCAAAGACTTTCTGGTCAATCCCCATGTGGTGGTGGACATCGTGGAAACCAACCGCCTGCCCGAAAGTGCCATCACCAACCAGGTCAATCACTACATCGTCCTCGGGCAGGTCAACAAGCCGGGCACCTATGAACTGCGCGAGGGTGAGACCGTCAATTTGTTGCAGGCCATTGCCATCGCCGGCGGCTACACCCGCCTTGGCAACCCCAGCAAAATCACCGTGACGCGGCTTGAGGACGGCAAGCCCAACGTCATCAAGCTCGACGCCGACAAAATGTTGCGGGATCGCAGCTCCAAACCGTTTGAAATCAAACCCGACGACATCATCACCGTCGGCGAGAAAATCTTTTAG
- a CDS encoding polysaccharide biosynthesis tyrosine autokinase: MVSPSQPSQPLHYLPPPDITAPESPSELRTIAGILVDKLWLIILCVVIALVVAAYQLKNSPRLYQAVATVQVEQEEKKAVKVDPIVREDLRSSETLNTIVQKFKSRALLERVVETNRLAQNPAFVPQDGSVTRDEVVARLGALTRAELRRGTRLIDILAVHTDPKLAADIANAMAEQYMAYDIQTVSATTKGAYSYLRDETERLKKKLEESERNLQKYREEAGIVSLQQSQDVLAPQLRELAAKVAQARSDTARLQRQYQRLLAQASNVSDLLLLPQIAAVPEVQALRSALSKSEQDFKILSLRYKEKHPKYIDAAVQIEAMKRDLHLAATNALARLLESIKVDIEDAKINQEGLEKELKQLEADALKVSQHAIQYSLLSRELEADRALFDSVLNRLKETSLAAEQQPEKLRFIQPAIPPTTPFLPNVRRTYSFALLIGLAAGLALAFGSNALDTSFKSVEQAEAYLQLPVFTAIPKLKEVRLGDTRFVAIEGADSRGAEAFRTLRTSVLMLARQEDRKVFLFTSAFPGEGKTFNSINFAISLAQQGLRVLLIDADLRKPSVENYITGQSGKLAGLTDVLVGNKDFSEVIQSMEKVKNLHWLPGGKPAPNPAELLAQPAFKEVIKQALKHYDRIVLDTAPIHAVSDTLLICNLAETAILVVNSTKTPRKPVLRSIQLIRNAGGNPSGVVLNLVPIRRGGGYYYDSYYYYHSDYYEQKKARSPDTPSEGPASSVKQAEEETTSSPAK, encoded by the coding sequence ATGGTTTCGCCCAGCCAACCCTCCCAGCCCCTCCACTACCTGCCGCCGCCGGACATCACCGCCCCGGAAAGTCCCAGTGAGCTGCGGACGATCGCCGGCATCCTCGTGGACAAATTGTGGCTGATCATTTTGTGCGTCGTCATTGCGCTGGTGGTGGCCGCCTATCAATTGAAAAACTCCCCCCGCTTGTATCAGGCCGTCGCCACCGTGCAAGTGGAGCAGGAGGAAAAAAAGGCGGTCAAAGTGGACCCCATCGTCCGCGAGGACCTCCGCAGCTCGGAGACATTAAATACGATTGTGCAGAAGTTCAAAAGCCGCGCCTTGTTGGAGCGCGTCGTCGAAACCAACCGGCTGGCCCAAAACCCCGCCTTTGTCCCGCAAGACGGCTCGGTGACCCGCGATGAAGTAGTTGCCCGGCTCGGCGCCCTGACCAGGGCCGAGCTGCGCCGCGGCACCCGGCTGATTGACATTCTGGCGGTGCACACCGATCCCAAACTCGCGGCCGACATCGCCAACGCCATGGCCGAACAGTACATGGCGTACGACATCCAAACCGTCTCCGCCACCACCAAGGGCGCGTATTCCTATCTCCGCGATGAAACCGAGCGCTTGAAAAAGAAACTCGAGGAGTCGGAGCGCAATCTCCAGAAGTATCGCGAGGAGGCCGGCATTGTCTCGTTGCAGCAAAGCCAGGACGTGCTGGCGCCGCAACTGCGCGAACTGGCCGCCAAGGTGGCCCAGGCGCGCAGCGATACCGCCCGGTTGCAGCGGCAATACCAACGCCTGCTGGCGCAGGCCTCCAATGTCAGCGATTTGCTGCTGCTGCCCCAAATTGCCGCCGTGCCCGAAGTCCAGGCGCTGCGCTCGGCGCTCAGCAAAAGCGAGCAGGACTTCAAAATCCTTTCCCTGCGCTACAAGGAGAAGCATCCCAAATACATCGACGCCGCGGTCCAAATCGAGGCCATGAAACGGGATTTGCACCTGGCCGCCACCAACGCCCTCGCCCGGCTGCTGGAATCCATCAAGGTGGACATCGAGGATGCCAAAATCAATCAGGAGGGACTGGAAAAGGAGTTGAAACAGCTCGAAGCCGATGCCCTGAAGGTGAGCCAGCACGCCATCCAGTACAGCCTCCTCAGCCGGGAATTGGAGGCAGACCGCGCCTTGTTCGACTCCGTGCTGAATCGTCTTAAAGAGACCAGCCTGGCCGCGGAGCAGCAGCCGGAAAAACTTCGCTTTATCCAACCGGCCATTCCCCCTACTACGCCTTTTCTGCCCAATGTGCGCCGCACCTATAGCTTCGCCCTCCTGATTGGCCTGGCCGCCGGGCTGGCCCTCGCCTTCGGCAGCAACGCCCTGGATACCTCCTTCAAGTCGGTGGAGCAGGCCGAGGCTTACCTCCAACTGCCGGTGTTCACCGCCATTCCCAAGCTCAAGGAGGTGCGCCTTGGTGACACCCGCTTTGTCGCCATCGAAGGCGCGGATTCTCGCGGCGCGGAGGCCTTCCGCACGTTGCGCACCTCCGTTTTGATGTTGGCGCGGCAGGAGGACCGGAAAGTCTTTCTCTTTACCAGCGCCTTCCCCGGAGAGGGCAAAACCTTCAACTCCATCAATTTCGCCATTTCCCTCGCCCAACAGGGCCTCCGGGTGCTGCTCATTGACGCCGATTTGCGCAAACCCAGCGTCGAAAATTACATCACCGGCCAGAGCGGCAAGCTGGCCGGGCTGACTGATGTCCTGGTGGGCAACAAGGATTTTAGCGAGGTAATTCAAAGCATGGAGAAAGTGAAAAACCTGCATTGGCTGCCCGGCGGGAAACCGGCACCCAACCCCGCCGAACTGCTGGCGCAGCCCGCCTTCAAGGAGGTGATCAAGCAGGCCCTGAAGCATTACGACCGCATCGTACTGGACACTGCGCCCATCCATGCCGTCAGCGACACCCTGCTGATTTGCAATCTGGCCGAAACCGCCATCTTGGTGGTCAACAGCACCAAAACTCCCCGCAAGCCGGTTTTGCGATCCATCCAACTCATCCGCAACGCCGGCGGCAACCCCAGCGGGGTGGTGCTCAATCTGGTGCCCATCCGGCGCGGGGGTGGGTACTATTACGATAGCTACTACTACTATCACTCGGACTACTACGAGCAGAAAAAAGCCCGATCCCCTGACACGCCCTCCGAGGGGCCCGCTTCCTCAGTCAAACAAGCTGAGGAGGAAACCACGTCCTCCCCTGCAAAATAG